Part of the Aquimarina sp. TRL1 genome, CTTTAAAAATACTTAAAATGAAAATAGATAAATGTACCTGTAACTGTGCATCTTGCCAGGAAGGAAATTGTGAAGGATGCAGCTGTGCCGATTGTAACTGTCATGCATGTAATTGTTAATTAAAAAAATCACACAGCTTTGTCAATAGGATAAAGCTGTGTTCTTACTATACTATGAGTACAACACAAATTTGGAATACATATAAAGATGAAATTTCCTCTTTTATAAGAAGAAAGGTAAATGATACTCATGTTGCCGAAGATTTAATTCAGGAGACATTTATAAAAGTACATTTGAAAATTGGAAAGGTAAAAGATAAGACAAAAATCAGAGCCTGGATATATGCGATTGCAAGAAATGGGATATATGATTTCTTTAAAAAACAAGCCCTGCCTGTACCTATAGATACTGTACAATTAGCAGAAGAAGTAACAATACATGAGCATACCGAAAAAGACTGTCTGCCCGGAATAATACGTACCTTACCAGAACGATATAAAAAAGTTGTATATCTGTCTGATATAAAAGGAATGAAAGCTAAAGAAATTGCTACAATACTAAACAGCCCTTTATCGACGATAAAATCAAAAATTCAAAGAGGTAGAGAATTGGTAAAAAAAGGATTTATTGATTGTTGTGATTATCAGGTCAATAAAGAAGGTAAATTAATAGGAGAGAGAAAGCATAAAAACGAATGCAAAGTCTGCATGGAATAATCATAATAGAAAAATTAAAATTGCATTTCATCGATAAAATATGTTTTTTATCGATGTTTTTTTATGTTATTGGTTTGTGATTACGGAAAAACCGTATCTAACTATTTATATTTGAACCAGTTAATAAGATACTGTAAAACTTTCTGTTAAGTCATTTTTTTGAACTTATGACGATAAGTGCGAAGATATTGATTTATATACGGTTTAGGGTAAATAATGTGTGAGGACATTAGAAGTGAAGTGCAACGCTATGGCATTTGGTCTAAAGAGAGTACGTTATTTATCCCAAAAAACCCAATCCATTTTTAGATTGGGTTTTTTAGTCATTTTTATAAGGTTTACAAGTGATTTTTAGCACTTAAACGATATAAAATAGCATTTTATCGACATTTTGTTAATAACTTATGTGGAATGCTTACAAAAATGAGAAAGCTTTGTTGTATATTTGTTTCATAGTCAACGTATAGCAAGATTAACATTGATACAGACGTATTTCATGAATCTTATGAATGTTAATTTTGGAATACAAAAAAGGGCTGAATAGCGTGTGAGGACATTAGAAGTGACATGCTGTGCTATGGCATAGAACCTAAAGAGAGTACGAAATTTGACCCCTAAGAAAAGCATTCCTAAGCCCTAGGAATGCTTTTTTCATTATGTTCTCTTTTACGTACAATTACTAATAGTACTGAACCTATTAAAGCAAGTACTCCCATAAATATCCAACCATTATCATATCCATATGATTCTATAAGCTGCATACCCGTATTATGTCCAAAGATATGTGCTAAAGAAAAAGACATACTATAGAGCCCCATATAAGCCCCCTGACGTCCTTTTTTAGAACGCTTTAGAGCAAAGGCATTCCCAAAAGGAAATGCAATCATTTCCCCCAAAGTCGCAATAACCATTCCTATGATAAGTATGCCAAACCATGGAGATACTAATAGTAGAATAAAGCTAATTCCTGTAAGAATAAAACCATTCATTACGCTTTGTACCTGTGTGAATTTTGTTTTCTCCAGGTAAGCAATTAGTGGCATCTCACACACAAAAATTAAAGCACCATTTAATGCGAGAATAAGCCCGATTGTCTTTTCTGATAGTAAGTGTACTTCTTTGTAATACAGAGGAATTGTCGAGAAATACTGGACAAAAATAAATCCAAACAATGCCAGTGCGATAAGGAAAATGATATAAGTAGTATCCTTATAAGGAGAGATAGGGTTCTCAATTACCTTTTCTTTATCTAATACTTTTGCAACCTTGGGGTGCAATGTTTTAATCATAATTAATCCCGCGATGATACAGGTAATCCCATCAACCCAGAAAAGCCCCTGATATCCGATAGTCGCAATAATAATTCCTCCCAGAGCCGGACCCATTGCGAATCCCAGATTTATGGCGAGACGGATAAAGGTTAAAGATCGGGTTTTGTTTTCAGGTTTACTATATGCACTTAAGGCAACAAAAAATGCCGGACGAGCAGTATCAGCAATCGCTATAAGTATAAAAAAGCTGATACAGATACTCCAAAAAGAAGTAAAGTACTGAATGATAATAAATGAAATTCCCGTCAGGAATAAAGATGTAAGGATAATTTTGTAATACCCGATTAAGTCACTTAGTTTTCCTCCTAACCAAGCTCCAAATAGAGATCCTAAACCGTAACTAGTCATGATCCACCCTACCTGTTCCAGGGAAAAACAAAGGCTGTCCGTAAGATATAATGATAAAAACGGAATCACCATAGCCCCGGTTCTGTTGATTAATGTAATCAATGCCAGCCACCATACTTCTTTTGATAGCCCGGAAAAAGAATCCATGTAGTTTTGTAGTAATTTTTTCAACACAAACGATTTTAGTCAATGAAGTTTTGAGATAAAAGACTACTTACATCGTTTATTAATAAGATGAATAAGGTAAAGGGGAGACTTATGGTTTTTTAGCTTTTCAAAGAATAAACAAAAGATGGTAAGAATTGCTTTTAGTACGTATAGAATGATAGAACGATAAAGTCAAAAACAATAATTCGAACATCCTATACTTTTTGCTAAAACATCACCTTGATTTTATTAATTGAACTAATTTATCCTGCAAAACTAGCATTAAAAAAATTAAAAAAACGCTAATTTTAGATAAAATTAACGTTCGCTTTTGGGAAACGTTTGTATTTTTGCAAAAAAAATAGAGGTGTACAGAATTTTTTACGGGCTTATTATTCTCTTTTTTAATGGAATAGCACAGCAATCAACTGTGGTTGAGGATGTGCTGAAATTTCAGTCAGCGTTGAATGAAAAATTTGCGTCAGAAGAAATGTCACCGTTGCCATCTGAAGATTTTGAAAATTTTAAGAATCTGGATTTTTTCAAAATTGATCCTTCCTTTTCTGTACAAGCCACATTTGTCCGAACTCCCTATGAAACTCCCTTTGTAATGAAGACCACCACCAATAGGGAACCGATTTATGTAAAATATGGAGAAGTGCATTTTCAATTAGAAGATAAAGAATACATATTAAATGTATATCAGAATCAAATGCTGGTTACTCAGGAAGCATATAAAGATTATTTATTTCTTCCATATACGGATATGACCAATGGAAAAACTACCTATGAAGGCGGACGTTTTATCGATTTGAAAATTCCAGAAGGAAATGAACTGATATTGGATTTTAATAAATCGTATAATCCGTATTGTTGTTATAACGATAGGTATTCCTGTCCTGTTCCTCCCGTAGAAAACCATCTGGAGATAGAGATTCCAGTAGGAGTTAAGAAATATCTTCGCTCAGAAGAGCACTAAAAGAATTTGGCGATCAATATACCAGCAAATACTGCAGCCATTCCCAGGATGACAGATCCGAACGTATAGAGTGCGAAAGATGTAATATCCCCATTTTTTAAAAATACCTGATTCTCATAGGCAAAAGAAGAAAAAGTAGTAAAACCACCACAAAAACCAGTAGCCAATAGTAAAGCGATGCTTTGAGAAGCAACAGGGTTGTTTTTTAATAAATACCCTAGAATACATCCGATAAAAAAACAGCCTAAAACATTTGCTGTCCATGTTCCATAGGGAATTGGTGATGAAGATGTATTTAGAAGTTTCCCTAATAAATATCGGGCAATACTACCACTTCCTCCTCCAATAAATACCAATAGTAATTGTTTCATGTTTTTCGCTTTTATATGTACTGCTTACTCAATAATCAAGATGTAAATATTGTAAGGATTGCCCTCATAATTACTATAACTATGTATGTCAGCATCGAAGCAGTTTTCTAAAAAAAAACTATGCTGATCTGGTGTAAATTTACGACAATACTAACTATAATTATCGTTAGTTGGTAGGAGGCTATTAAAAAAATAAAGAGAGAGTATCTGAAAAGTGTAGTTCAGAAAGAATAACGTTTGTATAGAGAAAAGCAAAACTCCATGTTACTAACCAAAAGTAACACGGAGTCTGTATGGTATCGCATTCCTGATGAATACCAGGAAGCAGTTGAATATTGTTGATATACTAATTCCGGAAAACTCCGAAATACGATCATCTTACGGATCGATTTTACTTAACCGGGATATAGATCTCGGTAACCCATGCAGCAGGGTTTGGATTTAGATCCGGGTTAATTCGGTATACCTCAAAAGCAGGAGACTCTTCATTCATCTCGAGATTGTTTTCTGCCATGTAGGTAAGACCGGCTTCCCAGGCTTCTTTTAGGTTTTTATAATCTCCTGTCAAGGTTATTTTTGTTACCTTTTGCTGAGGTAAAGAATTGCATAGTACTGTACTTTCATTAGGAACAACTACCTGATCTCTTGTTGGTATTCCAACAGAAAATATAGCTGTTCCTTGTTCTTTATTATACTCATTGTAGAGGGTAAATGGCATTCCGGTTTGTGGAATTTCATTTTCTCGAATATAGGTTTTTACCGCTTGTGATAACTCCTGTATTTTAGGGACAATTCCGGTAATAGAAGAAGCTGTAGCACTATACATATAATACCCACCATTATGCTCTGTAACTCCATCTACATTAATGGTATATACATCCATTTGCTTTTGCATATAGGCCTCTAATTTTTCTAGCCCCCTTTTATACATAGGACGAATATTGGCAGATAGGGTACTATCCTGAGTTACCCAAAAAGCTTTTTCCATAAAGGATTGTTCTCCTTTAATACCCCATGATACCTTAGTTTTTTTAGGAGCAATTTTTTCGAATTTCCAATAAACATCACTTCCGGATTCTCCAAAAGGAGTAATAAAGGTTATTTTTTGATCGATACTGGAGAAAGGAGCTATCTTTACAGTTTTCATACTTCCGTCTCCCTGAGTTTCACTTTTCCAGCTATATGAAGCATTCTCTCCACTAGTTTGATTGGGGTAGCTCATGATCAGATCATCAGACATGTCCATCCAGGGTCCCCATTTTTCCCAGGTCTTATATTCATTAACCGTATTGAAGATTAATTCATCAGGAGCATCTATTATTCTACTTTCTTCTATTTGATATTCCCCGTCAATAGTAGCGATATATACAGAACCTCCTATAACTATAAGAAGTAGAAGAAAGAATAGATATTTAATAATTTTCATTTAGAGTTAGTTAAGTTAAAATTAATTACAGAGCTAATATAATCAATTTTGACATCCTATTAATTTGTTACATTTGCCAAAAATATAAAACAAACTAATATATGAAGCTTACCAAGATCTTATTTTCCGTAGCTATCGGTAGCGCGCTGATAGCTTGTAAGAATGATCCTAATACTAAAGCAACAGAGGCTGTCGCTGAACCAGAAGTAAAAAAAGAAGAAGTAGTTGAAGATAAATTTAACTACGTTGTAGAACAGGTTGCAGACCTGAAAATATTGAGATATCAAATTCCGGGATGGGATAAATTATCTCTTAAAGAGCAAAAATTAGTATACTATCTAACTCAGGCTGGTCTAAGCGGTAGAGATATTATGTGGGATCAGAATTATAGATATAATCTTTCTATTCGCAAGGCATTGGAAAATATCTATACAACTTATGCAGGAGATAAAAGTACTGAAGAGTGGAGTGCTTTTGAAACCTACCTGAAACGCGTTTGGTTTTCTAATGGAATCCATCATCATTATAGCAATGATAAGATAAAGCCAGAATTTACAAAAGAATACCTAACTGGATTATTGACAGAGACAAAGACGACCTTGGTAAAAGAGGCAGTTGATGTTATTTTTAACGATGCAGATAATAAAAAGGTAAATCAGGCAAAAGATGTAGATAATGTAGCGATTTCCGCGGTTAATTTTTATGGTCCGGGAGTAACTAATGATGATGTAGTTTCATTTTATAAGAAAATGAAATCTCCTAATCCAGATAAGCCATTGTCTTATGGGTTAAACTCAAAATTAGTGAAGGAAAACGGAACACTAAAAGAATTAGTGTATAAATCAGGAGGATTATATGGAACTGCAATAGATAAAATTATCTTCTGGTTAGAAAAAGCACAAGGAGTTGCAGAAAACAAAGCACAGGGGGATGCTCTGGGCTTGTTAATCAAGTATTATCAAACAGGAGATCTGCAAACATGGGATGATTATAATGTAGCTTGGACTGCGGCAACAGAAGGAAATATTGATTATATAAATAGTTTTATAGAGGTGTATAATGATCCATTAGGATATAGAGGTTCTTACGAGAGTATTATTCAGATCAAAGATTTTGATATGTCTGAGAAAATGGCAGTTTTATCAGATAATGCACAGTGGTTTGAAGATAATTCTCCTTTGATGGATGCGCATAAAAAAGAAAAAGTAGTAGGAGTATCTTATAAGGTAGTAGCGGTAGCAGGAGAAGCAGGAGATGCATCTCCAAGTACTCCAATAGGAGTAAACCTACCGAATGCGAACTGGATTAGAGCGGCTGTAGGATCTAAGTCTGTATCGTTAGGGAATATCATCCATGCTTATAATAATGCAGGAGGATCCGGAAGGTTAAAAGAGTTTGTTCATGACGAAGAAGAATACAAATTAGAAGAGGAGTATGGACAATTGGCAGATAAGTTGCATACGGCACTACATGAAGTAATAGGACATGCGTCAGGGAAACTAAACCCGGGAGTAGGAGAGACTAAAGAAACATTAAAGAATTATGCATCTACAATGGAAGAAGGTAGAGCAGATTTAGTAGGATTATACTATTTGATGGACCCAAAATTACAGGAATTAGGTCTGGTTACTGATTGGGAAAAAGTAGGAAAAGCAGCATATGATGGATATATCCGTAATGGGTTAATGACACAATTAATTCGATTGAATCTTGGGGATGATGTGGAAGAAGCACATATGCGAAACAGGCAGTGGGTAAGTGCCTGGGCATTCGAACAAGGCAAAAAAGAAGGGGTTATCGAAAAAGTAACCAAAGATGGGAAGACATATTTCGATATCAAAGATTATCAAAAACTTCGCGAGATATTCGGAAGATTACTAAGAGAGACACAGCGAATCAAATCCGAAGGAGATTTCAAAGCAGCTCAGGAGTTAGTAGAAGGATATGGAGTAAAAGTTGATCAGAAAATTCATGCCGAGGTGTTAAAACGCAATGAGCAATTCACTTCTGCACCGTATAGTGGATTTGTAAACCCGGTATTGGTTCCTGAAAAGGATGAAAATGGAGAAATCGTAAAGATTAATGTGACACAACCTAAGGATTTTGTGACACAAATGCTGGAATATAGTAAACAATATAACTTCTTACCAGAAGTGAACTAATTATAGTATTACTTATTTTTTTAAAGCATCCCTGGTATAGCCGGGGATGTTTTTTTTATATCAGGAGGTAATGAGTATTTTGACTTGGATAATAGCCTGCTTAGAGGAGGGTGGATTACTCAAAGTCGTATTTTTTCTCGATCGCATACCTGAGTAATTCCCCCTTGCCTTTCAGACCCAATTTCCGGATGATATTTTTGCGATGCGTTTCAATTGTAGAAACGGAATTAAATCGAATCGCTGCAATCTCTGAAGAAGATTTCCCTTGCCCTATCAGTGTTAGAATTTGACGCTCACTTTTAGAAAGTAATTGTTTTTTAGTTTTATGACCTGTTGTTGGCAGAATAGAAGAGATGTCAATAGCTTCATCATAATAGGTGTTTCCTTTGACAACCTCTTGTATGGCGATTAATACTTCTTCCAAAGGGGAGTTTTTTAGGAGGTAGCCAGAAGCACCAGCCTCAAACATTTGTCGTATGGCTTCTTCCTGATCAAACATAGAAAAAGCAATAACCTTTATATGAGGGTATTCTTTTTTGATGATAGAAGTAGCAGCAATACCATCAATTTTTGGCATTCGAATATCGGTCAGGACAACCATAGGTTGTTTCCTTCTGATAATGTCTAATAATGCTTCTCCGTCATTAGCCATACCGATTACGCTAATCTCCTCTTCATATTTCAATAGAAGAGTAACGCCGTCGATAAGTGATTGGTGATCTTCTGCAATGGCAACTGTAATCATATGGGAATGTTTATAATAATATTAGTTCCTTTATGGGGGGTGCTATCTATTTCGAAAGTACCTTCCAGATACTCGACGCGTTTTTCTATATTTTTTAACCCCAT contains:
- a CDS encoding dihydrofolate reductase, encoding MKLTKILFSVAIGSALIACKNDPNTKATEAVAEPEVKKEEVVEDKFNYVVEQVADLKILRYQIPGWDKLSLKEQKLVYYLTQAGLSGRDIMWDQNYRYNLSIRKALENIYTTYAGDKSTEEWSAFETYLKRVWFSNGIHHHYSNDKIKPEFTKEYLTGLLTETKTTLVKEAVDVIFNDADNKKVNQAKDVDNVAISAVNFYGPGVTNDDVVSFYKKMKSPNPDKPLSYGLNSKLVKENGTLKELVYKSGGLYGTAIDKIIFWLEKAQGVAENKAQGDALGLLIKYYQTGDLQTWDDYNVAWTAATEGNIDYINSFIEVYNDPLGYRGSYESIIQIKDFDMSEKMAVLSDNAQWFEDNSPLMDAHKKEKVVGVSYKVVAVAGEAGDASPSTPIGVNLPNANWIRAAVGSKSVSLGNIIHAYNNAGGSGRLKEFVHDEEEYKLEEEYGQLADKLHTALHEVIGHASGKLNPGVGETKETLKNYASTMEEGRADLVGLYYLMDPKLQELGLVTDWEKVGKAAYDGYIRNGLMTQLIRLNLGDDVEEAHMRNRQWVSAWAFEQGKKEGVIEKVTKDGKTYFDIKDYQKLREIFGRLLRETQRIKSEGDFKAAQELVEGYGVKVDQKIHAEVLKRNEQFTSAPYSGFVNPVLVPEKDENGEIVKINVTQPKDFVTQMLEYSKQYNFLPEVN
- the crcB gene encoding fluoride efflux transporter CrcB, which translates into the protein MKQLLLVFIGGGSGSIARYLLGKLLNTSSSPIPYGTWTANVLGCFFIGCILGYLLKNNPVASQSIALLLATGFCGGFTTFSSFAYENQVFLKNGDITSFALYTFGSVILGMAAVFAGILIAKFF
- a CDS encoding sigma-70 family RNA polymerase sigma factor → MSTTQIWNTYKDEISSFIRRKVNDTHVAEDLIQETFIKVHLKIGKVKDKTKIRAWIYAIARNGIYDFFKKQALPVPIDTVQLAEEVTIHEHTEKDCLPGIIRTLPERYKKVVYLSDIKGMKAKEIATILNSPLSTIKSKIQRGRELVKKGFIDCCDYQVNKEGKLIGERKHKNECKVCME
- a CDS encoding response regulator transcription factor — encoded protein: MITVAIAEDHQSLIDGVTLLLKYEEEISVIGMANDGEALLDIIRRKQPMVVLTDIRMPKIDGIAATSIIKKEYPHIKVIAFSMFDQEEAIRQMFEAGASGYLLKNSPLEEVLIAIQEVVKGNTYYDEAIDISSILPTTGHKTKKQLLSKSERQILTLIGQGKSSSEIAAIRFNSVSTIETHRKNIIRKLGLKGKGELLRYAIEKKYDFE
- a CDS encoding MFS transporter, with product MKKLLQNYMDSFSGLSKEVWWLALITLINRTGAMVIPFLSLYLTDSLCFSLEQVGWIMTSYGLGSLFGAWLGGKLSDLIGYYKIILTSLFLTGISFIIIQYFTSFWSICISFFILIAIADTARPAFFVALSAYSKPENKTRSLTFIRLAINLGFAMGPALGGIIIATIGYQGLFWVDGITCIIAGLIMIKTLHPKVAKVLDKEKVIENPISPYKDTTYIIFLIALALFGFIFVQYFSTIPLYYKEVHLLSEKTIGLILALNGALIFVCEMPLIAYLEKTKFTQVQSVMNGFILTGISFILLLVSPWFGILIIGMVIATLGEMIAFPFGNAFALKRSKKGRQGAYMGLYSMSFSLAHIFGHNTGMQLIESYGYDNGWIFMGVLALIGSVLLVIVRKREHNEKSIPRA
- a CDS encoding GyrI-like domain-containing protein, with the protein product MKIIKYLFFLLLLIVIGGSVYIATIDGEYQIEESRIIDAPDELIFNTVNEYKTWEKWGPWMDMSDDLIMSYPNQTSGENASYSWKSETQGDGSMKTVKIAPFSSIDQKITFITPFGESGSDVYWKFEKIAPKKTKVSWGIKGEQSFMEKAFWVTQDSTLSANIRPMYKRGLEKLEAYMQKQMDVYTINVDGVTEHNGGYYMYSATASSITGIVPKIQELSQAVKTYIRENEIPQTGMPFTLYNEYNKEQGTAIFSVGIPTRDQVVVPNESTVLCNSLPQQKVTKITLTGDYKNLKEAWEAGLTYMAENNLEMNEESPAFEVYRINPDLNPNPAAWVTEIYIPVK
- a CDS encoding DUF1684 domain-containing protein — its product is MYRIFYGLIILFFNGIAQQSTVVEDVLKFQSALNEKFASEEMSPLPSEDFENFKNLDFFKIDPSFSVQATFVRTPYETPFVMKTTTNREPIYVKYGEVHFQLEDKEYILNVYQNQMLVTQEAYKDYLFLPYTDMTNGKTTYEGGRFIDLKIPEGNELILDFNKSYNPYCCYNDRYSCPVPPVENHLEIEIPVGVKKYLRSEEH